The genome window GAGATAGATTCGTCTTTGGCTCATGTCGATAAATGGTAGATTCGTCTGCGTGTATTGTTGATTTCAAACCCTTCTAAATCGTTAGGCTATTCTTTGGTCTTTATGTATTCACGTAATATTTGCAACGATCAGCATATATTGGGCAGCGGCAGTATTTAGTGGCGGATTTGGATCGGATGCTGTTGAACGCACATGTGCAGAATCTTGTGCGAGTAGTTCAACTCGGTAAATATGCTGTAGATTACGTCCGCTAAACGACAAAATTACGCAGCCATAAAAGCCGCCCCCACCCTCTGCTGCCTAAAAATTCCAATccccttctcctctctctcttctctctctctgcaCCAAAGCAGCAACTCGGGATCGCCATGTCGAATCCTGCGTCGCTGCCGCCGGGGTTTCGTTTCCACCCCACCGACGAGGAGCTCATCCTTCACTACCTCCGCAACAGGGCGTCGGCGTCCCCATGCCCGGTGCCCATCATCGCCGAGGTCGACATCTACAAGTACGATCCATGGGACCTCCCCGGTCAGTACTCCCCCATCCCCCTCCAGCCTTCTTCTGCTTCGTCTTCTCCTGTGTCGCAACAGCGTCAACGAAACCCCACCTCACTGTTCCTGCAGCCAAAGCGGCGTACGGGGATCgcgagtggtacttcttcagcccCAGGGATCGCAAGTACCCTAACGGGTTCCGGCCGAACCGCGCCGCCGCGTCCGGGTACTGGAAGGCGACCGGCACCGACAAGCCGATCCACGCGACCCACGGGAACGAGAGCGTCGGGGTCAAGAAGGCGTTGGTGTTCTACAGAGGCAGGCCTCCCAAGGGAGTGAAGACGAATTGGATCATGCACGAGTACCGCCTGGCCGAAGCCCACGCCAGCAACAGCTACAGACCAGTGAAGCCGAGTGATTCCTCCATGAGGGTACATCACACCACTGacccacctcctcctcttcctcgtgaCCTTCTCCTGTTCGAAACAATGCCTCTTCCAAGTCCTGGGAAAAAGGACTTCTCTTAGGTTACTTCTCTACCCTTCTTTTCGCTCTGTAATGATCCTTTTGTTATCGCAGTTGGATGACTGGGTGCTGTGCCGCATCTACAAGAAGAACAACCATCTGCAGTCGGTGCCTCCGCCGATGGATCAAGCGCAGATAGGCTCGGCTTCGAGCTCCAAGAACTCGGACCAGCAAAGCAGTCTCAGGCCGCAGCCGTCGTCTTCCATATCTGACATCATCCTCGAGAACTACTCTGTGCTCTCACACCTGTTCGGCGACCTACCGGAGAACAGCCCTCTCATGGCCCAACAGCACTTACCTTGTAGCAGCAGCAGGATCGATGGCAACAGCAGCTTCCTCCAACAACAAACACAGATGGATCCGATGGGGGATGGCTCCGGGAAGCGGCCGCCGACGATGGAATGCTACTTAGACGACAGCAACCGGCTCTTACATCCTCCAAAGAAGCAGAACTGCTCGAACATGTTCGCCAACTTCTCCGAGCAGTTCGACAGCAGCTTGCTGGAGCAGCACCTCTTCAACCAACAGCTGCTCCTCAACTCCCACCTGGGATTGCACTGAGCGATAACATAACATCTCTCTCCGAGAAGCGATAAGAATCATTGTTGTTGTCGGAGACAGCACACAAAATTCTTTGAGATGGGAGCAGCGGGCTTGTAGATGTGGTGTGGCGTGAGGCTTGTTCTTAGCTTAGTCTTTTGGTTCacctatagagagagagagagagggggggagatGGAATCGGTTCACACGTACCAAAGATGTTGTAGTTTTCTGCATGATGTCATCGCTTACACACAACCAACATCATCTTTGACCCCGAATTGAGGTTTAGTAgcttaattaactatgttaagatCTCCAAACATGTAATTAATAGTTTGGAAGTGTCTTAGCAAAGAACATATGTTTGTTGTTGACCTCGGCGAGGGCGATGATATTTAACTTTGAGTATATAGTTTCCTCCAAGGAAGCAATAGTCCtccattggtttgtgttgaactcTTGCCAACATCTCAAGCTGCCATCCTTTGACGACGTTGAAAAGTAATGCTTCGATCACTTCGAATTAAAAAGTGACGATGATTGCAGTTGATGTGCGGAACTAAACAAAGATATCAGTCCAGCATGATGAATTATTccaaatcaaaattaatattcataaaatatctTTTAAGATGCAAAGGAAATTTCGATGTTATTTTGACTCAAATATGGAAGGAGGATCTCACTAGGCTTTCATATATTTAAGTTCATTCTAGGATCCACCTCCCGTGGAAGACATGATTATTCATCATTGCAATAGTAGACTTTTTGTCATAGTAGATTTTAATTGGTCAATTTTGTTTTTCTCAAAGATTTGCTAAAAGTCTTCGAAGCCAAactgtttgacatattgtgcttaTAGCTGCAACATACTTCGTCTTAGAGCTTGAAAGagcaatatattattatttttttattgtttatgaAATCACACCAATGCCAAGGCTTAGCACAAATCCCGAAGGCTTAGTACATTTTATTGCTTTACATAAGTATCCTCTTGTAATTTTTCATTCAAGAATGCTGATTTAACATCAGATTGATAAACCTATCATTTATTTTTGTTGCCGGTCCTAATATTGTTCTAATTATCCTAATTCTAGCAATtgaaaaaaaagtttaaaaaaaatgGATACCTGAAATTTGAGTATACTATTTTGCAACTATACAAGCATTAAATTTTGACTTGTATATCCGTTTGAgtccaattattattttttttcctgAGGACAAATATACTAATTCTCAagtcttattttttttaatagcttACAATTCTTAAGTCTCATTCATTGCTTGTACTCATTCTTCTTTCTAAGTTGTAGCTTAAAAACAAGTAAGTTCCAAAGCATGACATACAAAATTATCACACTAATAAtctctaaaagactatgaaattttCATTAGTATCGCTAAAATCACTTGAATCATTCAAATATGAGAAGAATCGAGTAAGGTAACAATAGGCAATGTATCATATGCTTTATCGACTTCTTCTCCTACAACTATTGGAGTTTCAAACTTCTTCTtcattaaaattaacatcatgatttataattaatttcttaGTAGTAGAATCATAATGTCTAAAACTTTTTGTCCCATTACTATACCCACAAATATGCGTTTAACACTTTTGTCATCAAGTTTGCTTCTTTCTCAATAGGAATATGAAAGTAAACAACACAACCAAATATTCTGATGTACTCATAGCTTCTGCCCCAAACTCTTTTGATACTATTTTCTCTTTAAGCATGTATCTGGCAATCTTAACCACTTCTCGATTCTTTGCTCCACTGTTTCATTTTGTTAAGGGGTATAACTTGTAACTTATTCCCTATGAATGTTTGTATTTttgtaaaaagtaaaaaaatcttTTGAAGTGAgtcttaataaaataattattttgtttttctacatatactttgaaaattttgaaaacatAAAAGGTTTTGACTTTTTTCTTGCAGAAAATATACCCACACCATCCTTGTGCAAtcatctataaataacaaaaaatatctATTTTTACCATGTGAGATAATTTACGTAGGCTCACAAATATCTACATTTTTAGCTCTCAAAAAATGATCAAGAATTTCTATGTTGTTTTCGAAAAATACAGGATTTACAAAtagtatctttatttttaatctAAGGCAAACCAACTACTATATTTTTCCATAGTTGCTATCAATTTATCaattttcttatcataaattaagtattttttatcataaaaataatataatattcttttCTCATCAGTTGGCTAATGAGACTTTATTTTAAACTAAGAATAAACATCAcatcatcaattaattttttttactagaTTTGGTGTGCATAGAAACTGTTCCTTGTCCTTCCACTTGAAccttattatcattttttatttcattatagatattattaaatcatcaaatcttTAAAATAAACTCATGTCCCCTATCATATGATTACTGTATCCattatccaaaaaccaaatagaTCAAGAATATTATTCATTAGATATAAAATTTTTTCTTTATCCTTTTTTTTGCTATTAATTTTCTCATGATAATTTGCTTGAGTTTCGTTCCACCGATGTTTTTCAAGATAACCATATATTTTATAGTGAGAGTAGAGAGGaacatttgaatttttattttttaccatCAATCTTTTTTAATATGTCTAATTTTTTTGTAACAAAAATATTGATGGGTCTCTTTGCTACCTTCATTATAGTTCTTGTAACTCGTCATCTACCTCAAGCATCAGATCGTCCACGACCTCTACCATTTTGATCACTCCCTTGAGATatagtttttaaaattttcttttagtcCTTCTGATTTATCTTCATTTAAAGAACATATTTTTGAAGTTTCATCTACAAATTACATCAAATTATGGAGATAAACTTCATAAAACTTTTTTTACTATAGTTTGATATTTTATGTTTTCACCATAAGATCTTCAACTTTTGAGAAAAAACCAATGATAGATTCAGAATCTTTCATTGTTTCAAATTTACTttaaagaatttaaaattttaaaattttttacctTATCTTTACTAATATTAAGATCATGTAGATCATATTCAACAAAACCATCTTCTACTAAATTTCATAATCTTTATGAAATAAATAGAAGTTTCATTTTAGTAAGCtaaaattgattatcatcatatttgAAGATAGGAAGAAGTTGATTGGGAACACTTACTTTAACATCTGTCATCTTTTCTGGATCTACTAGTCTTCCCTT of Musa acuminata AAA Group cultivar baxijiao chromosome BXJ2-3, Cavendish_Baxijiao_AAA, whole genome shotgun sequence contains these proteins:
- the LOC103978612 gene encoding NAC domain-containing protein 58, with translation MSNPASLPPGFRFHPTDEELILHYLRNRASASPCPVPIIAEVDIYKYDPWDLPAKAAYGDREWYFFSPRDRKYPNGFRPNRAAASGYWKATGTDKPIHATHGNESVGVKKALVFYRGRPPKGVKTNWIMHEYRLAEAHASNSYRPVKPSDSSMRLDDWVLCRIYKKNNHLQSVPPPMDQAQIGSASSSKNSDQQSSLRPQPSSSISDIILENYSVLSHLFGDLPENSPLMAQQHLPCSSSRIDGNSSFLQQQTQMDPMGDGSGKRPPTMECYLDDSNRLLHPPKKQNCSNMFANFSEQFDSSLLEQHLFNQQLLLNSHLGLH